Below is a window of Malania oleifera isolate guangnan ecotype guangnan chromosome 1, ASM2987363v1, whole genome shotgun sequence DNA.
AAGTGTCTAATCTGAAAATAAGTCTTCTTTTTGGCTGGAGAAACAAGTTTcttaaaaccatttttttttaggaaaagaaATAGTAAATTGTTTCAAAGGCCATTAACATAAATGGAACATTTCAAGTTAAAAGACCTTCAAAGCTCCCTTTAATTGTtcaaataatcaaaatattttcctataaaatcaGGTCATGACCAGACTGAAATGTTCTCAGGAATCAGAAGAGTGATGTAGACAACCTTGGCAATTTACACAATGAAAGATTGTAAGCAATAATCAGTAGAAGTACCTCTAGTTCATGAAGCTTTGCCTCAAGTTTTTGCTGATTTTCTAGTTTCTTTTGCTTAAGCCGGCCTTCCGTAACCATACAGAGTCTACGAGCATGAATCTGTGCTTGTATTCTGCTCCATGAATGTATATGGCTTAATGTGTTTAGCGCTTGATTTTTAGCAGTATGGTCTTCAATCAAAACTTGAAACTTCACTGTCCCTTTAAGACGACGTAAAGTTTTCCTTGCCTGCACAAGAGAGGCATAATAAGATATTATACAAGTGATACAAGTCTGAATGTGCTCAAGCCAGCAATGGTGTGAGGAAAGGTCAAGCATGGAGTACTTTTTAAAGTTCAAAAGCCTATTATATCCTTTTGATTTACATATTTTACGCCAATCCAAATTTCACATGATGtactgattaaaaaaaaaaaatgatactcgGCAAGTTGTCCAGATAACAAGGAACAGAGAGGTATCTCATGCTTTTTCCAAGATTTTTCTTTCTGCTCTTGTAACAGTGATATTGATATCTCTGTTGCAGCAATAAAATAAAGTTGCTGCATGATTAGATATTTAGATACTACAATATTTTCATGGTTAGCTGGTACCCCATATAGGAAAAACCAATTAATATCGTGCAAGTAGATTCTGAAATGCATTCAGGGAGGAGGCAGTGAAGAAAATTGGGCTCGGATGCATGCTTCTCATTTTGGGCCTGGCCCAGGTAATTGAGAAAGTGATATTGATATCTCTATTGCAGCATTAAAATAAAGTTGCTGCATGATTAGATATTTAGATATTACAATGCTTTTATGGTTACCTGATATCctatacaaaaaaagaaaagaaaaaaaaaaccaattatatatatatattcatgcaaGTAGATTCTGAAATGCATTCGGGGAGGAGGCAGTGAAGAGAATTGGGCTGGGATGCATGCTCTCACTTTGGACCTGGCCCAGGCAATTGAAAAAGGGAGCATTTCTTCTTTTACCTAAATTGAGCCAATTATTTGAAAAGGACCAGTGTTTAGGAAACGTTGATATGGACTTCAGTTTGGATCCAAAGGGAGGTTTTCCTCATATGGGCTTTTCTCACAAAAGAGTCTTGGTGAGAAGCAGACAAATGATTCGGAAATTAAGGCTCCTAGTACTGCTATGTTGGCTCCAGACGATACAGGTCCAAAGTATTGCTCGTACTTCTCAGAAGATGAGTGAGTACTGGGAAGGAAGAAGATATACCATGTAGTAATGGAATTCTTATTCAGCATCCAATTAGTAGAAATATTATTCAGCCTACAGTTAATAACAATATGAATCGAAATAATCAAGAATTGGAGGAAGTTCAGGTTGTTAGAAGACCAGATTTGGTTCAAGACTCTGGTGATGCGTCTAGTACTCTAGTCCAGTAGAGTTTTTAGAAGGTAATGAGAAAAAGGGTGAACCAGATGTGAGTTTAGGGGAGAAATCAGATTATTGTCGTATTTATACTAATAAAGTTGAAGGTAATAAGGTTTATGCTCatcatagttgttagaatcttacgatTCACTATTTGATTCATATCAATTCTGCAccaaatcaatttgaatcttaCTAGTGAATCTAAAATCAACTGAATTGCTGCCGAATCTATCGATTCACACAATTCTAGACCTGTCACATCCTGACAAACCCGACTAGTTTTGAAACCCCCAGAACAGAATTCCTTTCTTTTTCATCgcttttatttttacacaatTACCTTCCATTTCTCATCCATGTCAGTTTTATgctaaaaaaaaaagaggagaaaatagaactttaggtctTATCTTGCCTTAACAAAACCATTCTTCGCTCTTGGGAGTATAGTGCTTTGCCACTGAGAAGAAGTGGAACACTCACTAGCTAAAGTGGTATCCATGTTTCAttgtgttgttaagattcaaaagttaggtcttttagtagtttgttcaattatcatcatttttttaggttaattattatttttttatttaattcaagaAATAATATGCacgaaatatttttttaaaattgttgatAAACATCAAaagttcatttatttattattttttcttgattccttctcTTAATGGCAGAAAGTTCATTATTTTTGTAATACTTTCTCATTCTCTCACCTTTCACttgtttagggaaagcatacGCAAGAAATATGATTCatttattatcataatttaaatgtattttattgTTTTGCTGCTTGTTTGTAgatcaatatatgcatgtcatttagaattgattttggaaaattttaccAAATCTTACGATTCAATTTGATTCTCAATTCCCAAAAGTGAAATTTTGATTCACGATTCAAAtctcgatttgacaactatgatGCTCATCAAAAAATGGCTTGCTTAGGTGCTGAAATGAAAAAGATATTTAAAGATAAGAGAGAAGATTCTAGTATGTCTATGACAAAGGTATTAAGGAGAGATTCTAAAGGAGAGTTTAGTATTGTGGGTTCCTCAAGTTGAGAAGAATGCCAGAGGTTCTAATGAAACTAGAAAAGGTAAGGAAGTATAGAAATTGGGGGATTTTTTCGATTTAGAAAGTGATGATAATAGCAAATTTGATTGTggaagggaggggggggggtatTGGATGAGATACAGGAACAATATGGGCATGTTTCTGATTCCTGTGATGAAATAGGGGATTTATCTTAATATGGGCATGTTTCTGACTCCTGTGATGAAataggggatttatcttatgttcatcTACCCACATTGGAAGGTTTGGATGgagtttctatttttgataatgatgggtTGGCGAATAAGGTACAACATAGGGATGGAATTTCGCCTACACCAGTGGAGGAGATTTTGAAGGAGTTAGAAGCTCAAATTCTTTTGGATAAAATGGACTTAAAAATGAGTGATATTGGAGGTAAAGAAGTGCGTTTGGATGGTGGCAAAAGTCGAAAGGTGAAGGGTCAAAGGGatttagaaaatttgaagagTTCGGTAAATTATGATGGAAGGGTTTAAAAAGGGGGTTTCTTGGTTAATTTCATTTAGTTCTATTTTGTGATCTTgtgtttctttgttttcttttttactttaCTCAGTGGACTCCTTGTCCCCACACGTTGTACCTTCTcttctttctatctaatatactttcttttgttatccccccccccccccaaaaaaaaaagacatcATGAAATTAAAAACGTATATACCTGATAGAAGGCCCTAGATATTCAACTCTCTTTTATTTCATGATTTTAACTAGCAGGCAATCCAAGTTTGTTTTTAGTGATAGACTGTACAGCTACAGAGGGAGTGCTTTTTCATATTATGGATATTGAACTATTGTCTCTTAGATGACCTATAAACCCACTGACCTGAATAGAGCCATAATGATACACCAATTTCAGTGCAACCATTGACTTAAATGAGACAGGTACAGCATGATGCTGAAAAACAGAACTAGCATCCTTTGTGCAATCAGGAACTGATCCTATATTGTAAGTTTTGAGTTGTGAAGATAGTAATGCTGAAAAACAGAATTAGTATCCATCATGGAACCAGAGAACTGATCCTAGACTGTAAGTTGTGAAGGTTCCAGCTTTATGAAATGAGCCAATTCTGCTGGTGGATTAGGCTTTCAAGTTTCAAATTCTACCTAAACTCAGTAATGCCATTCCATTTCCATGGGAAAAAAATTCCTCTTTATAATTAACCAACATAAAAAAAAGCTATATAAAGTCCATCAAACATGGGCTTAGTGATACCAAAGCAAAGCCATTAGTATATTCAACTTATCCATTAACTTTGAGAGAAGCATAACAAATGTTAAGACTTCTACATGCTTCACTCAGATGCCTTGGAAGTAATTTAATAAAGCCATAAACATCATTAcaagttttattatttatttacatgTTAGGTGTTAAAATCCCAATCCTGAGTATcattgtaaaataatatacaaattaggGAAGTAGGTTGATATGgaggatttgatattattcagtaaggaaattgtttccttgtttagaataggtaatcgtattatatattgggatgtacatatgaacaaattAATGAAGAAAATATTCAATTGTTTCttccttcatggtatcagagctaggttttCTCAACCCTAGCTAAACGATGGCCAACAGCACCGCCAACAGCAGAGGTTCTACCTCGTCTGCAAATATCAACGGTGACTCAGAGGCCACATCCGTTGGGGGTTTGAATGGGCTGGACAACACAAcctttccactctcattggaaaaattaaacggaaaaaacttccgtgaatgggctcaatccatgaaattggtgattgagggaaaagggaAACTGGGTTACCTTACCGGTGAAAGGAGGAAGCCAGACCCTACCGACGCTGCAGCATTGCAAAGATGGAAGttcgaaaactccatggtcataGCTTGGCTCATCAATTCGATGCAGCCATCAATCGGAAAAGTTTACTTGTTCATGCCAACAGCGAAGGAAGTCTGGGAAGCCATACGTGAGACATACTCCAACGTCGAAAGCTACTCGCAGATCTTCGAAATCAAGACACGATTGTGGCAGATGAGACAAGGGGAGAGAGGTGTCACCGAGTATTTCATGGAAATGACTCATCTCTGGCAAGAGCTCGATTTGAGCACcgacgaggagtgggagtgctccgaCGATAGAACAAGATATcgaaggaggctcgaaaacgagaGGGTCTTCGAGTTCCTTGCTGGCCTGAATCGAGAGCTTGACGATGTGAGGGGAAGGATTCTTGGCCGGCAACCTCTTCCTTCGACCTGAGAAGTCTTCGCAGAAGTCCAGAGGGAGGAAAACAGGAGGCGCGTGATGTTGAGGCCTCAAAATGAATCTATTGGACAGGACCTCACCGTACCCGTGTCTGGCCAAAAATTAGATGGGCACGCTGGACACCCTGGGCCGGATATTTCAGCTCTAGTATCAAAAGGTCCAGGGGGACCTAGTCAACGACCACAAAAAGGTAAATTGTGGTGTGAACATTGCCGAAAACAGGTCATTTAaaaaatacctgctgggagattcatggaaaaccgacAGATTGAAAgccgagacaataccaaaaaaatcgtgggtaccaaGCCAGCACCAACGGATCAACTGAAAGATTACAAGAAGAAACACCAATACCGCTCCCAGTAATACATTCAGTCCTGAACAATTggatcagttatataagatgatttcgtCCATTCAAACATCAggtcagtcttcctctggttccctggctcaccgaggtaattatttgTCAACTTTAACTTCTACATTCTAttacaaatctccatggataattgattcgggtgcatctgatcatatgactgggtcttatcaatatttttcatcctatTCTCCATATGTCGGAAATTTgagggtaaaaattgcagatggctctctctcaccagttgctggaaaaggaagtattcgcatatctgattctTTAACTTTACAATctgtcctacatgttcccaaATTGTCTCGCAACTTGTTATCTATCAGTTAGTTAACCAAATACtcaaattgttctgctaaatttgtttcctctcattgtgtttttcaggacctatcatcggggaagatgattggcactgctaaagcgtatgagggactctactactttgaggaggcaagtttgagtgaactatgtaatactgcaatttgtgattctgcatctacttctagaaatagtgaactgttgttatggcattcaaggatgggtcatcccagttttcaatatttaaaacgtttgtttccatctatttgttcaaataaaatggcttctgaatttcaatgtgaagtgtgtgagcttgccaaacatcgtcgtacttctttcccatcatccatatacaaaccatctcgcccatttactatgtttcacagtgatgtatTGGGTCCCTCACGTTCCTtcaatcgcaccaatacaaaatggtttgttacctttattgatgaccatactcgtctttgttgggtttacttacAGAAAGACAAAACTAAAGTCCGCTCTATTTTCATCAATTTCcattccatgattcatacacagttccaaactcatattcagattttacgtactgataatggtacggaatattttaatacTATCCTGGGAGCTTATCTTCAAGATAATGGGATTgtccatcaaagttcttgtgtggatacccctcaacaaaacggggttactgaaagaaaaaatagacatatacttgaagtagcccgggcattaatgtttactaccaacatgaaacattatttttggggcgatgccatcttaacggccacacatctcattaatcgaatgccgagtcgAGTACTTTCATTTGTCATCCCTCTTCAAAAATTCCAGGAAcattttcctacctctcgactcccctcTAGTCTCCCGCTAAAAATCTTTGGTTGTAttgcttttgttcatgttcatgcacaccatcgcgataaattggatcctcgtgccgttaaatgtgtcttccttggttattcacctacccaaaaaggctacaaatgctatgatctgGTCTCAAAACAACTgttcgttagtcttgatgtcactttctttgaaaccactccttatttcccaaagccctctcttcagggggagaaatggagtgaagatcgatTCTTTGACCTCTCTTTGCTACAGAATCTGCGTCATTCTCTCCAGTTACTCCATTCTCTAACCCATCTATTCCATCTATCGAGCCTTCCATTGAATTACTTCCTAACTCGCCAAACACAACAGAACACTTACCCTTAGGAGGAGATACAGGAGAGCAAAACAACACAGACATATTGGTTTACTCAAGAAAACCGAAAACAAAGGATAgagagaatctcatacctgaggcaccaagagcgttggaatcggtgatggctccgaataacCATGTGCCCATGCCCAATcctgatctggtaattgagtcttcctctGATAATCCTGCACCTAATGAtctcaatttacctattgcaatcagaaaacaaaccaggtcatgtacccaatacccttggtctaaatacatgtcttataaaagtttgtctaCGAGATATCGTGCGCTTGTTTCTAACCATGACAGGATGAAAATGCCaaagaacattcaggaagctctagaaataccgaaatggagagaggcagtcatggaagaaatgcgagccctagaaaaaaatggaacttggaagttgataaatttaccaaaagggaagaagccagtgagttgtaaatgggtcttcacagtgaagtataaatctgatggaacagttgaaagatataaagccagacttgttgcaaaaggttttactcagacttatggcattgactatactgaaacatttgcaccagtagcaaacttaaatacagttcgagttctcttgtccttggcagccaatttagattggccactacaacaacttgatattaaaaatgctttcttaaatggagaattagaagaggaagtatacatgactataccaccaggattcagtaaaacgggtgaagaaaacagagtgtgtaaactcaagaaatccttatatggcctcaaacaatctcctagagcgtggttcgacaaattcgcaaaggtactaaagaatcaaggttattgacaagggcaatcagaccatacattgttcttccaacagtctgaaggaggtaagagAGCAATTCTaatagtatatgttgatgatataatccttactggtgattatgctgtagaaatggagagattgaagaaggtcctggctgctgaatttgaagttaaagacttgggacagatgcggtattttttgggcatggaagtggcaagaacgaaaaagggaattagtgtttctcagAGAAAGTATGTTACTGATTTCCTAGTTGAAATCGGCATCCTGGGATGCAAACCCAATGAAACCCCGATGgaaacagtaaagagggttgaagactgtggaaaaccagtagaaaaggagaggtatcagagattggttggcaagctaatctacctatcacatactagaccagatattgcatttgcagtcagtgtagtaagtcaacacatgcattcaccaaaagaagttcacttagatgctgtatacaagatccttagatatctcaagggatccctaggaaaaggactcttctttaagaaatgtgaaagtaaggaagtagagatctttataAATGCAGATtggggcaggatcagtggaagatagaagatCCACCACAGGTTATTGTACATTTGTCTGGGGAAATCTAGTAACTTGGAGAAGTAAAAAgcagaatgtggtggctcgtagtagtgctgaagctgaattcagggcagtcgcTCAAGGGATATGTAAAGGgttgtggttacgaaaactcttggaGGAATTACAGGTCCCAGTGaactttcctatcaaactctacagtgacaaCAAGACAGctatcagcatctctctcaatccagttcaacacgacaagactaaacatgtggaagtagacagacacttcataaaagagaaaattgaagaaggaattatatgtatgacttatgtaccaaccaaggaacaaactgcagatattctcactaaagggttgggacgacagagctttgatgatcttattagcaagttggaaatgattaatatttatgatccaacttgagggagagtgttaaaatcccaatcccgagtatcattgtaaataatatacaaattaggGAAGTAGGTTGATATGGGgaatttgatattattcagtaaggaaattgtttccttgtttagaataggtaatcgtattatatattgggatgtacacATGAACAAATTAATGAAGAAAATATTCTATTGTTTCTTCCTTCATCAGGTTTACATTCTAATTAGGAGTTTATCTTTACTCTTAAGAGTGAAGATCAGAGAAACTAATGCAAATGCAATTTACATATTGATTTTCTGAAGTACCACATGATTCCAGATATGGATTTTATTCATATACTCCTGCGATGCAACCCAAAGTTGTAATCATCCATTGAAAGTGAAAGGCCAAATTCATACAAAGCAAATAAAGATCATGAAATAAAATGCAAAGCTCTTCATGGGCTTGCAAATGATGAAGTTTATAAAATCAAAAGGCATAAAACGATACTGGAATGTAGCActacaaataaaaaaatgaattagTTTCACACACCACACTGAAGGAATGCATACCATGAAGGCCCGAAAAGCAGTCTGAATCCGAATGGCAGCTATAACTTTGACTGGCACACCAAGACTGCTAGGAGTTTGGCTAGAAGTACCATTGGCATCCCTACTTGAATATTTACCATTCCGATGCCTCCATTTGGACCCAGCTGACTTTTCATTAGCAGAATGTACCTGTATAAAAGATATGCAGGAGCAAATTAAAAGAAAACAATAGATagtaaaaatattagaaaatgaaaagagtgtgtgtgagagagagagagatccaagttttttttttttttttgatgaccCAAAACTCCTACGTGGGCAAGCCCTTTGGACTCACCCAAGCGGCACCAAATTGGGGGCATGAAATTGACGCATCCTTGGTAATTCACCAGGCAAACCACAAACGGGGAATCAAACCTAGGACCTTGGAGAGAAGTTCTTTtaaaacatggaaatatgaatTTAAAGATTAATTACATAAGCCTCAAACTGCTTCAAAGTATCACAAATGCTGGATGTTCCAAAATATTCAAGCTTTCGGATCTCAAAATGCCATACTAATGGTCATTGAATTCCAAGAAGAAAATTTAATGTTTTCATTAACTAAATGTATGCCTCATAAGTATGTATCATCCATGTCTCAAGAAATTGAAACAGAATCGCATGCATTtcttaaataaattataaaaatatattgagGTACACAACAGTAGACCGCTCTGCAGCATTTGGACTGCCTAGTTAGGCCAAGCCACATATTCCCACTACAGCAATACATGTGCTAATAGAATAAAAGCTTCATATAAAAGGCCCAAGACAAGGTCTTTTCctctttagtttttcttttcctgttTAACGTTTCCATGACTAAATTTATGTCCCTCGAGTGCATTTCATCCATGTCTCAAGAAATTGAAACAAAATCATATGCATTGctcaaatgaaaataaattcaTGTGCATAACAATAGACCGCTCTACACCATTTGGACTCCAGTCAAGCCAAGCCACATATTCCTCCTGCAAAAATGCATGTGGTAATAGAACAAAAGCACACCATATGCTGCAGTTCATATAAAACGCCCATGAAAAGGCCTTTCCATCTTCAGTTTTTCTTCGTCCCGAGTTACTACAAAGATACGTAAAACAATTGCCCCTTAACATTCCAACATCTTTCTTGAACTAATTGTGGATATGAATTTGCATATTTCTTTTCCAAATGACAAAGAATCTAAATGAAACAACAACATATTTTAGCATGGTTCAGTATTTCAACAATGAATTGAGCCTCTATTTAACTATGTAGCAATATATTGGGCATGATTTATAATTCAATAGAAATTCATGAATAGATTGCATTTCAATAGTGATCAAAGTTTATCATAGACCCTTGCATGAATAGATCAGTACTCTGGTATTGGACCTTCATAAATTTCCACATGTTCAAATTCCAAAACTAATGAAATTTAGCATGGCTACAACATTTGGAACTGGAATAAGATGCTAGATTAAAGATCGTTTTAGCGAGTCTTAAACTTACACATTAACTCCTTAATAAACTATTTCCCAAATAATAGAAGAATTGGAAAGGAAAAAAATCTTCAACTCTCTAAATACACATGGTCTGTTAGGTCCCTCACAAAGATGTcctttcaaattttataaatcatgAGTAAATAAAAACTAGTAGCCTAGGAAAAACAAACACATTAACACATGAATACATTATTATGCACCATTTCCTAGATAATAACTATCCTGCGCTTGAGTATTTAACCACGATCCCACCCCATAAAGGTGTCATTTACCTAGTGCCAAGCACAATACAAAGAGAGAAAGCAGCAATGCGCCCAAAAAGGAGTATTGATCTGCACATTTTAAATGCTTTTCATATCACATTCAAATAAATTGCCTCCAAAAGAGTCCTTGCCAAAAATTACCTTCGCTTTCTTGGATCGATCTTCCTTGACTTTCTTTAGGCTAATTATTGCCTTAAACCAACTTAATCCCATTTTTATTGATCTGAACGATTATCAACAATATGGTGCCTAACACAAACCTGGAACAGAAGTTCTAAAGGTGATTACAATACTCTCCATATATAAGCAGAAAAACATGCAAAACTTCTAGCAAAATGCCAGCGAAGACATGAATCAAGACTAAAGCTTCTGCAAACacaaattttgatttgagaataTGCCAAAAATGATAGGACAACTGAACTAtaacaattaaaatttaaaaatgaaaagaaaaaaacactaaaaatatgagaaaatCATAATGTATAACAACCCAAACAGCCTTCAAGTGCATTGTGTCCAACGTTCCTACAATGAAAAGCAGGGTTAGATTTTATGACCATCATGAAATCAAAACTTCAGCCTATGCCTCTTTGGAAATAACTGACTCAAACTTCAAAAATCATTAGAAATTGTTTACAATCATGTGAACTTCAATTAAAACTTTCCCATTTCCATTTGTTACAAAACTAGGAGGAAATACTCAAGATTATCACATACATCAACGGACGTAGCGTAACAAATCAAATATTTCCCACTAAATATGGTGCTATATGCTACCAAATAAATTTGAAAGACTACAGCATTCCAAGAAACCGTATTTGTTCCCAATAAAC
It encodes the following:
- the LOC131154803 gene encoding protein IQ-DOMAIN 10 isoform X2, with the protein product MGLSWFKAIISLKKVKEDRSKKAKVHSANEKSAGSKWRHRNGKYSSRDANGTSSQTPSSLGVPVKVIAAIRIQTAFRAFMARKTLRRLKGTVKFQVLIEDHTAKNQALNTLSHIHSWSRIQAQIHARRLCMVTEGRLKQKKLENQQKLEAKLHELEVEWCSGSETMEEILSRIQHREEAAVKRERAMAYAFSHQWRANSSQYLGQAYYDLGKDNWGWSWKERWVAARPWEIRVHCSPINPKKVQAKQATKGGKITDQPSTKITVPALPASSNGKGTMKGKTLPYPNAGKDGDGNAEQEQVTA
- the LOC131154803 gene encoding protein IQ-DOMAIN 10 isoform X1, with amino-acid sequence MGLSWFKAIISLKKVKEDRSKKAKVHSANEKSAGSKWRHRNGKYSSRDANGTSSQTPSSLGVPVKVIAAIRIQTAFRAFMARKTLRRLKGTVKFQVLIEDHTAKNQALNTLSHIHSWSRIQAQIHARRLCMVTEGRLKQKKLENQQKLEAKLHELEQVEWCSGSETMEEILSRIQHREEAAVKRERAMAYAFSHQWRANSSQYLGQAYYDLGKDNWGWSWKERWVAARPWEIRVHCSPINPKKVQAKQATKGGKITDQPSTKITVPALPASSNGKGTMKGKTLPYPNAGKDGDGNAEQEQVTA